The Bos taurus isolate L1 Dominette 01449 registration number 42190680 breed Hereford chromosome 27, ARS-UCD2.0, whole genome shotgun sequence genome includes the window CTTGCCAAGGAAAAATAAGCCACTGAAATTGTGCAATTCCTGACAAGGGCTGTTTTCCAACTGGTGAGGAACCATGGCAAGAAACTCCCTTGAAACTCACCATGGCACCCTGACCCGTTTTGGAAATGCCCTTCTATGAAAAGTCATGCCTGGTCTTGCACATAAAACTGCATCCTAAAACAtaacaatttttgttttgtttatttatttaggctttaCTAggttgtagaaaattctgaaagagatgggaataacagaccacatgacctgcttcttgagaaacctatatgtagatcaggaaccaacagttagaactggacatggaccaacagactggttccaaataggaaaaggagtacgtcaaggcggtatattgtcaccctgctcatttaacttatacgcacagtacatcatgagaaacgctgggctggaagaagcacaagctggaatcaagattgccaggagaaatatcaataacctcagatatgcagatgacaccacccttatggcagaaagtgaagaggaactaaaaagcctcttgatgaaggtgaaagaggagagtgaaaaaattggcttaagctcaacattcagaaaatgaagatcatggacctggttccatcacttcgtgggaaatagatggggaaacagtggaaacagtgttgcactttattttttttggctcccaaatcactgcagatggtgactgcagccatgaaattaaaagacgcttacaccttggaaggaaggttatgaccaacctagatagcatataataagcagagacattactttgccaacaaagatccgtctagtcaaggctatggtttttcctgtggtcatgtatggatgtgagggttggactatgaagaaagctgagtgccaaagaattgatgcttttgaactgtggtgttggagaagcctcttgagggtcccttggattgcaaggagatccaaccagtccattctaaaggagatcagtcctaggtgttttttggaaggaatgatgctaaagctgaaactccagtactttggccacctcatgtgaagtgttgactcattggaaaagaccctgatgctgggaaggattaggggcaggaggagaaggggacgacagaggatgagatgcctggatggatTCATggactcgttggacgtgagtttgagtgaactccaggagttggtgatggacagggaggcctggcatgctgcagttcatggggtcgcaaagagtcagacaccactgagtgactgaactgaactgaactgaagtcgtagttgtggcatgtgggatctacttacCTGATGTGCTATgcttgggagtacagagtcttaccCACTCTTACCACTCTTACCCACTCTTCAAGGAAGTCTCGtaaaacagcatttttaaaaattattttttaaaaactttggagtatagctgattaataatattgtgatagtttcaggtggacagcaaagagactcagccatgcatatacatgtatccattcttccccaattttctttcccatccaagctgtcacataacattaagcagaatTCACTGAAAAACATCATTTTCAATGAAGAGACACAGTAGACAACGATTCAGTCTCACTTCTTTCTCCAGTGTAGTACTATAGAGTGTTTATAAACTGACCCTGTAGTAAAGATTTTGCCTGCAAGGtccataaacaaacaaatatgtgtgtgtatatatatatatatatatatatatatatctcgtATGTatagataattatatatatatatgtagatgatATCTACCTCTCAAATATTATTTAGAGCTAAAGCAGAAGGAACTATGATCAAGACAACttattttccttcagaaaaatcCTATCCCTGGGTGCCAGCCAGGGACTGTCTGCTCGAGGCAGTCTCCATGGCTTTGCCGAGCCTCAGATGCGAGACTGAGCCACAGCGGGGGACCTGAACAGGACTGAAGCTCCGGGGGCTCCTTCAGGATggagtcctcctgggttcccacATTTCTAAAGGGCTTGGAGTTCTACTCAGAGCTGTATGGCAAGTTCCATCCTGAGATTTAGAGTTTCTGAAAAGCCAGGTCAGTGTCTCTCCAACACTGAGATGGACAGATGTTACTAAGTGAGAGATGTTACTTACTGATGGAGGTCCCCCTCAAACCAGTAAAGGGGTCTCCACTGCTGGGCCTGCTTCGTGATACTAGGCTGGGGAGATGAATTCAGTGGTAGCATCATCCTCCCACTCTGTCTCTGATGAAGGGAAACAGAGCACCCATCTGCCCATCACATGTCCCACTGAGATTTCATGAGACAGGTGTGTGATTGTGTTTCAGAGaattaataaaagttttttttccccctctttctttcttttttcccatttgtgTCTTTGTCCACTTGAACTGTTCCTAACCTACAGTCTGTATTGATAACCAAGTTTTTTCTTTGCAGAAGACTAACCTATTATGTGAACTACACCTGACACTTATGGCCCTCCATTTCTGCAGGAGCCACATTCTGCATCTATTATCCTTTAACTTATTCTAGCCACATCCTTAAACTTAACTTTTTCGCATCATAAACCTCCCCTTGTAGTTTGGTACCTCGCTTTGCTCTATTTTAACCTCATGTTGATGCTTAACTTTATGGTGCACTCTCTTTGGAAGCCACCCCTAGTGGATTGCTTTCCCCCTTTTGTATTACAGGAAGAAAGTCACCAGGAAATCCACAGGACAATGGACCCAAGCACCAGGACCAACTGCCAGACCCAAATACCTAGCTACCTGACACTGGCCTATTGACTGTTTCCCAACAGTGCAAAAGAGAGAATTCAGGACCCCTACACCTTTTGTCCCATATCTCCAAGCCCTGACTGTGAGCCCCAACTGTATGATCCCCTGTATTCCCGATGTAGGGGAGACAGGCTCCTTGAGGCAGGAACCTATCGAGTTCTCTCTTCTGCCGGCTTAATGATTAAATCCATCTTTATGTGTCCTCCAAACTCTTTCTCCCCAATTTTTATTCAGCTCTGGTGGGCAAAGAAAACCAAGATTTTGGCAGCGACTGTTGATGCCATCCCATAACAAGCTAGGTGGTGTGGGGAGCAGGTCAGGACCACTGGGTCTCTTCCCTCAGTGCCCCAGGGGCCAGAAAGAGCATGGCTGTCCCTGCGGATGCTGGGAGTCAGCAAGTCTTGCCCAGGGAGTGAAACTGCCTCTGAACGAGTTAGTCCCTATTTGGGCCTGAAACAGCCTTTCATGGAAAcagtgtatgtgttagttgcttagtcatgtccgactctctgcaaccccgtagactgcagcccaccaggcccctcagtccatgggactcaccaggcaagaacactggagcacgttgccatttccttctccaaaaggaactatcagttcagttcagttgagtcgcttagtggtgtctgactctgcgaccccatgaattgcaacatgccaggcctccctgtccatcaccaactcccagagttcactcaaactcatgtccattgagtcagtgaggccatccagccatctcatcctctgtcctccccttctcttcctgcccccaatccctcccagcatcagggttttttccaatgagtcaactcttcgcaggacatggccaaaggattggagtttcagcctcagcatcagtccttcgaaagaacacccaggggtgatctcctttagtatggactggttggatgttcttgcagtccaagggactctcaagagtcttctccaacaccacagttcaaaagcatcaatttttcagcactcagctttcttcacagtccaactctcacatccatacatgaccacgggaaaaccatagccttgactagacggacctttgttggcaaagtaatatctctgcttttcaaatgctatctaggttggttataactttcctttccaaggaataggtgtcttttaatttcacagctgcaatcaccatctgctgtgattttggagcccccaaaaatcaagtctgacactgtttccactgtttccccatctatcttccatgaagtgatgggaccggataccatgatcttagttttctgaatgttgagctttaagccaactttttcactctcctttttcactttcatcaagaggctttttagttcctcttcactttctgccctaagggtggtgtcatctgcatatttgaggttattgatatttttccctgcaatcttgattccagcttgtgcttcttcaagcttAAAAGGAGgtatagaaataaagaaagtgaaTTCTCCcttttatgtctgactctctgcaaccccatgaactgtagcccaccagcctcctccatccatggaattttccaggcaagcgtactggagtggggtgccatttccttctgcacagGAAAACAGTGGGCAGTTTTAAAGCCCTGGATGGGTGAGGGTGAGGCTGGGGAGCGGGTAAGCGAAGATTCAACAAGAAGTCTGTGCCCCTGCCAGGGGAAACAGGCAAGTCTGTGCCGCTTGCCACACCCCTGCCCATCAGCTGAACTGACTGCCAAGGAGAAGTTTGTGGTTAAAAGGGCAGCAGGAAAGCTTTTCCTGGGGTTTCCACAGCCTCATTAGCATACAAGTGACTGCCCCTGCTTTGTGCTATAAAGGCCACTCCCATGACACACAGGGAAGAGGCTCAGTTAACCAGTTCCTAATAAGCAAATCCACAGCCAGTGCGGAATTCCTTCCGGAACCTGGCACCTTTTTAAAGCGGCAAGCGCAgcctcttctccagcatcagccGCAGAGCTCGGGATGCCAGCATGAGGCTCCATTAcctgctcctcctgctcctcttggTGGTCCTGTCTTCTGGGTCAGGTGAGCTCGTGGGAGCCCCGGGGGGAGCCGTGGGCTCTCTCTCCTGTTTCTACCTCCTTCTGTCCTGCTATCCCCATCTACACGTGGTCAGACTAAACCCACCATATTTGATGCTTCTGAGAAGCCAGCGCTGAGTCCTTAGTAGCGAGAGGGGTCTGAGAACCGCCCTGCAAATTCCTGGTTGTTTCTAAGCCACTCTAGTGAGTCAAAACTTCTGAGCCTGTCTCCTCATTGGTTTCatgagaaggaaacagaagatgCCTCTGTTAAGTGActctccttgttttctttttcataaaagcaAGAAATTTGATTTTGTCCCATGACAGAAGCACAGAATGTCACTTTACAAATCTTTATATTTGAAGGGTGGTGGCTCTAGGCGACCAGACAAGTCCAGAGGAGAGTCAGGCCGAGCCTGGGCTTCAGGAGCTGCCCTTGGGACGCTCCGTGCTGAGTCTCCTCAGCAGGAAGGTCCTCCAGGACACGTCGCTGACGATGTGACCCTCGCTCCACAGCTGGGAGGCAGCACATCCAAAGTAGTGTGCAGGATCGGCTGTCTGAATTTCATCTTACCCTTGATATTTCCTGAAATAGGATGAAAGTAtgtagggaggaaggagggaggaagggagggcggGAGAGGCTGCGGAGACTGAGACCTGAGACAACTGATTAGATGTCAAAATCAAGTTGAAAAGGCCTAGTCTGATCAGTGTTGTTTCTGACTGTAACCCAACTCTTAGcacagtggcagggagagaggacAGGGGTGTCAGGAATGTGGCCTCTCAGTGCCCGgggcccgggttctatccctggacgGGGAACGAGAGAGGGACCAGAGGTGCCTTGTGGTCAAGAGGAAAAAGGCTTGTGAGGAAGACGGGAAGGCCTCTGGTCTGGAGGAAACCAcaaagggagggggagaggggctgAATCGCACCAGCGCTGAGAGCGTTCTGAGTCAGTAGAGACGATGatacaaaacttttttttctgaaccattgtCACTGTCAGCTGTAGGTAACTTTGAGAGTAAGTTCTCTTTAACCAGTTCTTACTTTCAGCTGTATCTTTTCCTCCTATCTCAGCTGCACTACTTGACTGGCTCCATGAGTGGGAAACCTAAGCGGTGAAAATAGAACCCGGGGGCCACTTCTGACTCCTGGTGGGAAGGTGGATGTAGCAGAGCTTCCCAGTCTTTGCCCTCATGGTGGAGCTGACCCCGCTCACAACCAGGGTCCTCACACCCCAGTCCCTCAGCCTCTGGTTCTGGAAATGTGAGGGTCCACCAGAGCGTGGGCAGGGTCAGTGTCTGTCTGGAAGCTGGTCCACGGGGTCCTGGACTCACATCTTGTTGTCACGAGGCCGTGTCTGCATCTCAGAACAGAAAGCCCCAGGGCCTCGCTCAGAGGGGACACAGCTGGCCTTCTCGAGATGCTGCTTTCCTGCTGACACgtttttccctcttccttctctttttaggATTTACTCAAGGAGTAAGAAGTTATCTAAGCTGCTGGGGGAATAGAGGCATCTGTTTGCTGAACAGGTGCCCTGGACGCATGAGACAGATTGGCACCTGTTTAGCGCCCCGAGTAAAATGCTGCAGGTAAAAGAAGGTGAAGATGCGGCCGGGACCGATGCGGAGACAGAAACTGGACCCTTTGACAGAGCGTCTAAAATTTAAACCAGAATAAATTTTGTTCAAAGTTAAAGAATCTTGCCCACTGGTCATTGAGGTTGTTGTGTGGTGTCTGATCCCAGGCGAATTCTGAAATCCCTGAGGATGCTCTCTGAGCTCCCTATGTGGACTATCGGGGAATCATGGTGGGGTGCTCTGTGCTCCCAGGGGTGTGACCCCCTGTTCCTTGGGGGCCTGACCATCCCCAGCCCCTCTGTCTGCtgtccttccttcttcccagcccagggcacCCTGTCCTGCCCCACGTCTCCCCTCAAACATGCACCCCAGGGGTCCAGAATCACCAGCACATCAGTCCCATAGGAAAGCCCCTGCCCCCGCTCCAGGAGGAAACccccctcctctgtcccctgcaGCCCTCACTTCCATTCGGTTTGTGCTTCTTACTTCTGCCTTGTGCGCACGTGGATACACTTCTGATTCCCTTTTGGGCTATAAGATCTCTGTAGGCATAGATTGTCCTACTCCTGTACGTGCTGGGCATTGAGACGAGACATTGCTTCACAAATTGTCATCAACTGAATGACAGAGTTGACATGGATGAAGCATGTCTCTCTGTGTGTACATGATATGATGCAACTAGATGCTATGGAAAACCAAGTCCTGTGGAAAGCACAGTTCAATGAAGGCAACACAGCACAGAACACAGAGACCTCAAGGGCGGGGTGAGCATGCTGACCTCAGCCTGCTTGCAGTTTCTTCAGAGGGTTTGCTAGTTAAAACAAGAGCCTTGCTGGTGCACACTGTATGTGTGAGCAGCTCTCTGGTCTTTGCACTAACTCTTCCCTCAGTGCAAGCTGAGGTCACCAAGGGGATGGTGTTAGGAgacagggcctttgggaggtgatttggTCATGAGGGTGGGATGCTCTTGGGTGGAATGAGGGCCTTTatgaaagagaccccagagagatgGCTCACCCCTTGTGCCCTCTGACGACACAGGGAGACTGCCGTCTACCAGCCACCTGCTCTATCTTGATCGTGGAgctcccagcctccaaaactgagaaGTAAGGGTCTGTTGTTAGTAAGCCACCTATTACaataccacatgtaaaatagatagccagcatggattttctgtatgactcagggaactcaaacaggggctctgagaCCTgttagaagggtgggatggggaaggagatggtatGAAgttcgagagggaggggacatgggtgaaCCCATGGATGATTCCTGTTTttctatgacagaaaaccacgaaattctgtaaagcaatcatccttcagttaaaaaacaaagtgcAAAAAAAGAGCCACCTGGCCTATCGTGTTTCTGTTTCAGTAGCCTGAAAGGGCAGACACATGACAAGTGAGAATTACAGCACAGGTGAATTAAGTACCTAAGCATTCAGCCTTAAGATAGGGAAATGACGTGGAGTATCTGGCTGTGCCCAATGCCATCTCATTACAAGGAGCCTTAGATGTGGAGGAGGGACGCAGACCAGTGTCAGAGATGCACACTGAGAGGCTAAACCAGCGTCTCATAAGCTCACACTGATGTGGAGAGGCCATAAGCCAAGGAGGGTAGGCAGCTTCTAAGTGTGAGAAGGAAGGAAGCCTCCAGAAGTTATGGCATCCTGCTGACACTGTGATATGAAGCCAATGAGACCCATTTGGGACTTTGGATCCTAAGAACCACAATAACAAGTATGTGTTCCTTTAAGCCACGTAGCTTGTGGCAATTTGCTACAGCTGCAATAGGAAATCAATACAGCAGTAGCTTAAAATCATGCCTTGAGCCTAAAATTAACAGCTCAAAAGACACAGACCTGTGTGTgtttaatggaggaaaaaaatgataacagCTGTCAACATTTTACTcaactttatatttcttttttcacagAAATGCCCATGGTGAATCTGCCAACTCTTCTTCATCTCGAAGGTTGTATTGGGGACTCAGTCTTACACCTCAAGTATCTTGTATAccttttatcctttatttttagtttgttttattaTCACGGAATGTTTATCTGCCATTAAGTGTGGTTTGGTGGTActgtttatatgaaatttttatcatattctttgttgggatttcagtttttaatttctatttaattttaagtTGCATTCTTGTATCTGTTGATGTTTTACTGCCATAACATTTCTGGGTGTCATGTTGGACTCCTGCATGGGAGGAATGCTCATGTTATTCAAGCACCGGGAAGATGATGGCTTTCCCATGTGACTCTTGAGCCAAATGGGCTCATGCTCTGGTCCAAGGCCAGCCTTTCCACCTCGGTCCTGGGTCTCATTTCTCATGCTTACTCAGGGGTGAGACCCAAACTATTTCTACCTCTTGCCCCCATCGAGTGCAGCTACAAAAACtaaaagcagggacttccctggtggtccagtggttaaaactccagctgccaatgcaaggggcatgggttcaatcccttgtcagggaactaagatctcatatgctagagttcagttcagttgcatcatatctgagtctttgccaccccagggactgcagcatgccaggcctccctgtccatcaacaactcctgtggttactcaaactcatgtccatcaagtcagtgatgccatccaaccatctcatcctctgtcatccccttctccaaccttcaatctttcccagcatcagggtcttttcaaatgagttacttcttcccatcaggtggccgaagtttcagcttcagcatctgtccttccaatgaatattcaggattgatttcctttagaatggactgattggatctacttgcagtccaagggactctcaggagacttctccaacaccacagttcaagagcatcaatccttcagtgctcagctttctttatagtccaactctcacatccatacatgactacaggaaaaaccatagctttgactagatggacatttgttggcaaactaatgtctctgctttttaataagct containing:
- the DEFB10 gene encoding beta-defensin 10 precursor (The RefSeq protein has 1 substitution compared to this genomic sequence), which encodes MRLHHLLLLLLLVVLSSGSGFTQGVRSYLSCWGNRGICLLNRCPGRMRQIGTCLAPRVKCCR